In Acidobacteriota bacterium, one genomic interval encodes:
- a CDS encoding helix-turn-helix transcriptional regulator, with protein sequence MAPRKGYLNRSATMSAVPRASQILLVGQKIRQIRKSRHLTQADLAARIGVTQSDLSRMENGEYKVGLDTLFRILQVFELSMSHFFEEPSAEPAVARETPGAAAPFEDWAALPEDSRREVAEFIAFKKMQIEKAKGEEDPGDDTNG encoded by the coding sequence ATGGCACCGCGGAAGGGCTATCTTAACCGGTCAGCGACCATGAGTGCCGTACCGCGTGCATCCCAGATTCTCCTCGTGGGGCAGAAGATCCGGCAGATCCGGAAAAGCCGGCATCTGACCCAGGCGGATCTCGCCGCGCGCATCGGGGTCACGCAGTCCGACCTCTCCCGCATGGAAAACGGTGAGTACAAGGTCGGTCTCGACACTCTCTTCAGGATCCTGCAGGTGTTCGAGCTGTCCATGAGCCACTTCTTCGAGGAGCCCTCCGCCGAACCGGCCGTCGCCCGGGAAACCCCCGGAGCGGCCGCGCCGTTCGAGGACTGGGCCGCGCTCCCCGAGGATTCCCGCCGCGAAGTCGCCGAGTTCATCGCCTTCAAGAAGATGCAGATCGAGAAGGCGAAGGGCGAGGAAGACCCCGGAGACGACACCAATGGCTGA
- a CDS encoding ABC transporter permease, with the protein MKNKVFLLSQLLRRDLAARYAGSFAGPFWAILNPAIMCALNAFVFAYVLKVPTPKGFQGTFVEFLLAGMLPWLGIQEAIVRGTTSVTDQAHLVKKLKFPVALLTLSSVGAALVIQTISIALLTGFLLVAGRGSVDPLLLAAAFAFELLLLVGPALILASLNPFFRDLAQILPPVLMIAFYVTPILYPESLMPAWATPLLTFNPLRDVIALFRAALFGMPVPPWRRLGIETAAFIVLGFLGRQLYRRLRPAFADVL; encoded by the coding sequence TTGAAGAACAAGGTTTTCCTGCTCTCCCAGCTGCTCCGGAGGGACCTCGCCGCCCGGTACGCCGGGAGCTTCGCGGGGCCGTTCTGGGCCATCCTGAATCCGGCGATCATGTGCGCGCTCAACGCGTTCGTTTTCGCGTACGTCCTCAAGGTCCCCACGCCGAAGGGGTTCCAGGGGACGTTCGTCGAGTTCCTGCTCGCCGGAATGCTCCCCTGGCTGGGGATCCAGGAGGCGATCGTCCGGGGTACGACCTCCGTCACGGACCAGGCCCACCTCGTCAAGAAGCTGAAGTTTCCGGTCGCCCTCCTGACGCTCTCCTCCGTCGGGGCCGCGCTCGTGATCCAGACGATCTCGATCGCGCTCCTGACGGGGTTCCTCCTCGTGGCGGGCCGCGGCTCGGTGGATCCGCTCCTCCTTGCCGCCGCGTTCGCCTTCGAGCTCCTTCTCCTCGTGGGGCCGGCCCTGATCCTCGCGTCGCTCAACCCGTTCTTCCGGGACCTCGCGCAGATCCTCCCGCCCGTCCTCATGATCGCGTTCTACGTGACGCCGATCCTGTATCCGGAATCCCTGATGCCCGCGTGGGCCACGCCGCTTCTCACGTTCAATCCGCTGCGCGACGTCATCGCTCTTTTCCGCGCGGCGCTCTTCGGGATGCCGGTGCCGCCGTGGCGCCGTCTCGGCATCGAAACCGCGGCATTCATCGTGCTAGGCTTTCTGGGACGTCAGCTCTATCGCCGGTTGCGTCCGGCCTTCGCAGACGTTCTCTGA
- a CDS encoding VCBS repeat-containing protein codes for MKRFLPVLVAAAALGCTSSTPPAAPAPAPATTAPNPTLEERAKTNVKVQEALGIKPPADVDDDTPVDPVPYVDPATGKRLLRLPKGGQYFEKDGRVFLAIVNSPGFPILSQDETAFIVEAPPERKKPDPNAKKAPAPEDLKPIIELPQSEAGVVTPKVSKDPLRFEEISAGLPRSGMWRENFDMGDVLGLGHPQIVAPPARLTGATLKVFRLDKDDAGKWRWREVPLELENPDKIDAAYGAAAVADMDGDGKLDIVFGGHGSGPAIAFNKGAGKFSIESRGLPRQLSTRAIAIGDLNGDGKKDLLVVSDDPEWIRTGGVPVREADGYLRGFDVRAFLSEGSTFRDVHTGLEGACFGYAVAVALPRDASAGLPFYTSGCRYTGATSNLYEFDPKAEEFRYVGVGVIEGYGQASGAAAGTYMGRPALFASWFKRTPSGGAPKIDGQGITVYYRGADGKVTGKRIVKTLQYDSPSPAIVAGDLNGDGLDDVVWADESAHKVRVLFQNPGGEFEELAADREPSFVNHPTSLRIADVDGDGQPDVVLMYQYLTGDETRAGGFRVFRGLGK; via the coding sequence GTGAAACGTTTCCTCCCCGTTCTCGTGGCCGCCGCGGCCCTCGGCTGCACGTCGTCGACTCCGCCCGCGGCGCCCGCGCCGGCTCCGGCCACGACGGCTCCGAATCCGACCCTCGAGGAACGCGCGAAGACGAACGTGAAGGTCCAGGAGGCGCTCGGCATCAAGCCCCCCGCGGACGTCGACGACGACACGCCGGTCGATCCGGTGCCGTACGTGGACCCCGCCACCGGCAAGCGGCTCCTCCGGCTGCCCAAGGGCGGCCAGTATTTCGAGAAGGACGGACGAGTCTTCCTCGCGATCGTCAACAGCCCGGGATTCCCGATCCTCAGCCAGGACGAGACGGCCTTCATCGTCGAGGCGCCGCCCGAGAGGAAGAAGCCCGATCCGAACGCGAAGAAAGCGCCCGCTCCCGAGGATCTCAAGCCGATCATCGAGCTGCCGCAGAGCGAGGCCGGGGTCGTAACCCCGAAGGTGTCGAAGGATCCGCTGCGCTTCGAGGAGATCTCGGCCGGCCTGCCGCGCTCGGGCATGTGGCGCGAGAACTTCGACATGGGCGACGTGCTCGGGCTCGGCCATCCCCAGATCGTCGCCCCTCCGGCGCGGCTGACGGGAGCGACGCTCAAGGTCTTCCGGCTCGACAAGGACGACGCGGGGAAGTGGCGCTGGCGCGAAGTTCCGCTCGAGCTCGAGAACCCCGACAAGATCGACGCCGCCTACGGCGCCGCCGCCGTCGCGGACATGGACGGGGACGGAAAGCTCGACATCGTCTTCGGCGGCCACGGCTCCGGCCCGGCCATCGCCTTCAACAAGGGCGCAGGCAAGTTCTCGATCGAGTCGCGCGGCCTCCCGCGGCAGCTCTCGACGCGGGCGATCGCGATCGGCGACCTGAACGGCGACGGAAAGAAGGACCTTCTCGTCGTGTCCGACGACCCCGAGTGGATCCGGACCGGTGGCGTTCCCGTGCGGGAGGCGGACGGATACCTGCGCGGATTCGACGTGCGCGCCTTCCTGAGCGAAGGGTCCACGTTCCGCGACGTTCACACGGGTCTCGAGGGCGCCTGCTTCGGCTACGCGGTTGCCGTGGCCCTTCCCCGGGACGCGAGCGCCGGGCTGCCGTTCTACACGTCGGGCTGCCGCTACACGGGAGCCACGTCGAACCTCTACGAATTCGACCCGAAGGCCGAGGAGTTCCGTTACGTCGGAGTCGGGGTCATCGAAGGCTACGGCCAGGCCTCCGGCGCGGCGGCCGGCACGTACATGGGGCGCCCCGCCCTCTTCGCTTCGTGGTTCAAGCGCACGCCGTCGGGCGGCGCGCCGAAGATCGACGGCCAGGGCATCACCGTCTACTACCGCGGCGCGGACGGCAAGGTCACGGGCAAGCGCATCGTGAAGACGCTCCAGTACGACTCGCCGTCCCCCGCGATCGTCGCCGGAGACCTGAACGGCGACGGCCTGGACGACGTCGTGTGGGCGGACGAGAGCGCGCACAAGGTGCGAGTCCTCTTTCAGAATCCCGGCGGCGAGTTCGAGGAGCTGGCCGCAGACCGGGAGCCCTCCTTCGTGAACCACCCGACGTCCCTGCGCATCGCCGACGTGGACGGCGACGGCCAGCCGGACGTCGTCCTCATGTACCAGTACCTCACCGGCGACGAAACCCGCGCGGGGGGGTTCCGGGTGTTTCGCGGCCTCGGGAAGTGA
- a CDS encoding PKD domain-containing protein, with product MTASANPTIVDRGQTVTLACSATGGTGTGYSYEWAGTVGGPFSTQQNFSFTASNNSPQDVTSTYYCTVRDSAGTQGFNSASVTVRKAPASSPISVNAYANPNPANVGNQVTLTCLATGGNGSYNYAWYGPTGGSFSSQQVFTFTASNGSSSDVQTTYTCSVSDSAGASGSNIVTHVVRASGPPAPACTAVDYTLRDYLSQQTIVPVGSGQFSAYQVSVGQVLQFVPTVSTFTTYSWTFGDGSTSTQQAPQYAYQTGGTRNAVLTASGGLACTVPASYTLIVSGPTGNFSAAYEDASAITYSNVTAFKNIVFTAYDAPGAVDAYSWDFGDNTAHATGQTPPPHAFAPGTWTVTLTVTKGAASVNQTLVLTVIPPPEPPRWIVPGMANSTSALTGAHWQSDVTIFNPHPTIPATYSVAFLDATNPYAPLSFKQLVVPPLNSLGSPNLLGDFFGQPNGAYGSFMVRGDVAPLAPVITARTFNNGDPAKGTFGLSVPPASAAGGVSAQASAAASVLIGLKQNAAAYTNIGIVNLKNDSAKVRLNFFDGTSAAFLGTKDVDLAAYQSTQISRALEAAGYAGTSDLYTVKVTILEGTAVYPYATVIDLNSTDPVVVTPTDAPSNSYRVPGIIRLTGANGEKWRSRVTLSNPSTTSRKVHMVFSYIACNTNGCSSLNSTQGDVLMTPGQTQQWDDFVKVWLTVKGFIPVDDGTSYASSFLDVSPAAGDANQDPVVVLGETYNDTLAGHVGLQIPGYTPLDGASRVGAYKRLALTGLASTAGYRTNLALFAVAGSSARWVNVHVYAPGGASLRDIPVYVDGFVQLSSGTLFGGLAGDLSRLSVVVDNIDDGLTVAGYATIIDNTSGDATFVKATPVP from the coding sequence GTGACGGCCAGCGCCAATCCGACAATCGTGGATCGGGGCCAGACAGTCACCCTCGCATGCTCGGCGACTGGCGGAACGGGCACCGGATATTCCTACGAGTGGGCGGGCACGGTGGGCGGGCCGTTCAGCACCCAGCAGAACTTCTCGTTCACGGCTTCGAATAATTCGCCCCAGGACGTCACGAGCACCTACTACTGTACGGTGAGGGACAGCGCCGGCACCCAGGGGTTCAATTCAGCCAGCGTGACGGTACGAAAGGCCCCGGCCTCCTCTCCCATCTCCGTGAACGCGTACGCGAACCCGAACCCCGCGAACGTCGGCAACCAGGTGACCCTCACGTGCCTGGCGACCGGAGGGAACGGGTCGTACAACTACGCGTGGTACGGCCCGACGGGCGGCAGCTTCAGCTCGCAGCAGGTCTTCACGTTCACGGCGTCGAACGGCTCGTCGTCCGACGTTCAGACCACGTACACGTGCAGCGTCTCGGATAGCGCCGGGGCGAGCGGCTCGAACATCGTCACCCACGTCGTGCGCGCCAGCGGTCCGCCGGCGCCGGCTTGCACGGCGGTGGACTACACGCTCAGGGACTACCTCTCGCAGCAGACGATCGTTCCGGTGGGCTCGGGCCAGTTCAGCGCCTACCAGGTCAGCGTGGGGCAGGTGCTCCAGTTCGTGCCGACGGTGTCGACGTTCACGACGTACAGCTGGACCTTCGGCGACGGCAGCACGTCGACACAGCAGGCGCCGCAGTACGCCTACCAGACCGGGGGCACGCGCAACGCCGTGCTGACCGCCTCGGGCGGCCTCGCGTGCACCGTTCCCGCGTCCTATACCCTCATCGTGTCCGGTCCGACCGGGAACTTCTCGGCCGCGTACGAGGACGCCTCGGCGATCACCTACTCCAACGTGACGGCGTTCAAGAACATCGTCTTCACGGCGTACGACGCGCCCGGAGCCGTGGACGCCTATTCGTGGGACTTCGGCGACAACACGGCGCACGCGACGGGCCAGACGCCGCCGCCGCACGCGTTCGCTCCGGGCACGTGGACGGTCACGCTCACGGTCACGAAAGGCGCGGCGAGCGTCAACCAGACGCTCGTCCTCACGGTCATCCCGCCGCCCGAGCCCCCGAGGTGGATCGTGCCGGGCATGGCCAACTCGACGTCCGCGTTGACGGGAGCGCACTGGCAGTCCGACGTCACGATCTTCAATCCACATCCGACCATCCCCGCGACCTACTCCGTCGCGTTCCTCGACGCGACGAACCCCTACGCGCCGCTGAGCTTCAAGCAGCTCGTCGTCCCGCCGCTCAACTCGCTCGGGTCCCCGAACCTTCTGGGTGACTTCTTCGGCCAGCCCAACGGCGCCTACGGCTCGTTCATGGTGCGCGGCGACGTCGCGCCGCTCGCGCCGGTCATCACGGCCCGCACGTTCAACAACGGCGATCCCGCGAAGGGCACGTTCGGCCTCTCGGTGCCCCCGGCCTCGGCCGCGGGCGGCGTGTCGGCGCAGGCGTCCGCAGCCGCTTCGGTCCTGATCGGTCTCAAGCAGAACGCCGCGGCGTACACGAACATCGGCATCGTGAACCTCAAGAACGACTCGGCGAAGGTCCGGCTCAACTTCTTCGACGGCACGTCGGCGGCGTTCCTCGGCACGAAGGACGTCGACCTCGCGGCCTATCAGTCGACCCAGATCTCCCGCGCCCTCGAAGCCGCCGGCTACGCCGGAACGAGCGACCTCTACACCGTGAAGGTCACGATCCTGGAGGGGACCGCCGTCTACCCGTACGCGACGGTCATCGACCTCAATTCGACCGATCCGGTCGTCGTGACGCCTACCGATGCGCCTTCGAACTCCTACCGCGTGCCGGGCATCATTCGGCTGACCGGCGCGAACGGCGAGAAGTGGCGCAGCCGGGTGACGCTCTCGAACCCGTCGACCACGTCGCGCAAGGTCCACATGGTGTTCTCGTACATCGCGTGCAACACGAACGGCTGCTCGAGCCTGAACAGCACCCAGGGCGACGTCCTGATGACGCCGGGACAGACGCAGCAGTGGGACGACTTCGTCAAGGTCTGGCTCACCGTCAAGGGCTTCATCCCCGTGGACGACGGGACGAGCTACGCGAGCTCGTTCCTCGACGTCTCGCCGGCGGCCGGCGACGCGAACCAGGATCCAGTCGTCGTCCTCGGCGAGACGTACAACGACACGCTGGCCGGCCACGTCGGTCTTCAGATTCCGGGCTACACGCCGCTCGACGGCGCGAGCCGGGTGGGCGCGTACAAGCGCCTCGCCCTGACGGGCCTCGCCTCGACCGCCGGGTACCGGACGAACCTCGCGCTCTTCGCCGTGGCGGGGTCCTCCGCCCGGTGGGTCAACGTTCACGTGTACGCGCCGGGCGGCGCGAGCCTCCGCGACATCCCCGTCTACGTCGACGGCTTCGTCCAGCTCTCCAGCGGAACGCTCTTCGGCGGCCTCGCCGGCGACCTCTCGCGGTTGTCGGTCGTCGTCGACAACATCGACGACGGGCTCACGGTGGCGGGCTACGCGACGATCATCGACAACACGTCGGGTGACGCCACGTTCGTGAAGGCGACGCCCGTCCCCTGA
- a CDS encoding ABC transporter ATP-binding protein gives MPETPATYSFSNLSKVYRIYEAPRDRLVEALTGRPRHAEVHALRGVSASIAKGAVLGVVGENGSGKSTLFKILAGTTAATSGSVSIPGRIASILELGSSFHPEDTGRRNVILQAALAGLSREEVAAALPEIEEFAELGDFFDRPVKTYSSGMQMRLAFSVATAVLPDVILLDEALAVGDGRFQKKCVDRIFELKASGKTIFFCSHAMYFISTLCDRAIWLNAGSVAAEGDAQSVVLAYERFLARKDAPSAHHPHPPADSKGRITGFTLVGADGREMEEFRPNEPWIAEIAFEGDTPERLMQVHLGVATLDNVELFTAESKTDGAGPFGGRARHKVRVRIDELPLWKGEFVATVFLGDEKALALYDSRSRTFRVESDTWRNGLMRPPLAWESL, from the coding sequence ATGCCCGAGACGCCGGCGACGTATTCCTTCTCGAACCTCTCGAAGGTCTACCGGATCTACGAGGCTCCGCGCGACCGGCTCGTCGAGGCCCTCACGGGCCGGCCGCGGCACGCCGAGGTGCACGCACTGCGGGGCGTCTCGGCTTCGATCGCGAAGGGCGCGGTCCTCGGCGTCGTCGGCGAGAACGGATCCGGGAAGAGCACGCTCTTCAAGATCCTCGCGGGCACCACGGCCGCCACGTCCGGCTCCGTGAGCATCCCGGGGCGGATCGCGTCGATCCTCGAGCTGGGCTCGTCCTTCCACCCGGAGGACACGGGCCGGCGGAACGTGATCCTCCAGGCCGCGCTCGCGGGCCTCTCGCGCGAAGAGGTCGCCGCGGCGCTGCCCGAGATCGAGGAGTTCGCCGAGCTCGGCGACTTCTTCGACCGCCCCGTGAAGACGTACTCGTCGGGCATGCAGATGCGCCTCGCGTTCTCCGTGGCGACCGCGGTGCTGCCGGACGTGATCCTCCTCGACGAGGCGCTCGCCGTGGGCGACGGACGCTTCCAGAAGAAGTGCGTGGACCGGATCTTCGAGCTCAAGGCGTCCGGGAAGACGATCTTCTTCTGCAGCCACGCCATGTACTTCATCTCGACGCTGTGCGACCGCGCGATCTGGCTGAACGCGGGAAGCGTGGCCGCGGAGGGAGACGCGCAAAGCGTCGTCCTCGCGTACGAACGGTTTCTTGCCCGCAAGGACGCCCCCTCCGCCCATCACCCGCACCCGCCCGCCGATTCGAAGGGGCGCATCACCGGCTTCACGCTGGTCGGCGCGGACGGGCGCGAGATGGAGGAGTTCCGGCCGAACGAGCCGTGGATCGCCGAGATCGCGTTCGAGGGCGACACGCCCGAGCGGCTCATGCAGGTGCACCTCGGCGTCGCGACGCTCGACAACGTGGAGCTGTTCACGGCCGAGTCCAAGACGGACGGCGCCGGCCCCTTCGGAGGCCGGGCGCGGCACAAGGTCCGGGTCCGGATCGACGAGCTCCCGCTCTGGAAGGGGGAGTTCGTCGCGACCGTGTTCCTCGGCGACGAGAAGGCGCTCGCGCTCTACGACTCGCGGAGCCGCACGTTCCGTGTCGAGTCGGACACGTGGCGCAACGGGCTCATGCGGCCCCCGCTCGCGTGGGAATCGCTGTGA
- a CDS encoding glycosyltransferase family 4 protein codes for MKIVYVLESLELSGGVKVVVEHAEGLRGRGHDVTIVTRDARHAWLSVGVPVVEVAAFDATTLPEADVHVATWFPTVPPVVRARRAAKVFHFCQGYEAPHPHTFHRLDEIDEAYRQNVPKLLVSAHLEAVLAPRYPGPYFVLPQAIPAAFFAPPDPQRDAPRRPPTVGVVGPFEAPLKGIAVALEAVAHLRGTGRDVRLYRASALPPSIEEKQLLDADVYGHALPADVMPIWYHACDVLLFPSFDAEGFGLPPLEAMAAGVPVVISDIPSLVVLPEDAVSRVPAGDASGMARETARLLDEPWLWATRRAKGLEAARTFSLDRVLDRLEEIFAQKTS; via the coding sequence GTGAAGATCGTCTACGTCCTCGAGTCCCTCGAGCTCTCGGGAGGCGTCAAGGTCGTCGTCGAGCACGCCGAGGGGCTGCGCGGCCGCGGCCACGACGTGACGATCGTGACGCGCGACGCGCGCCACGCGTGGCTGAGCGTCGGCGTGCCCGTCGTCGAGGTCGCCGCGTTCGACGCAACCACCCTGCCCGAGGCGGACGTCCACGTCGCGACGTGGTTCCCGACGGTCCCCCCCGTCGTCCGCGCCCGCCGTGCCGCGAAGGTCTTTCACTTCTGCCAGGGGTACGAGGCGCCGCACCCGCACACGTTCCACCGGCTGGACGAGATCGACGAGGCCTACCGGCAGAACGTGCCGAAGCTGCTCGTGTCGGCCCACCTCGAGGCGGTCCTCGCCCCGCGTTACCCCGGCCCCTACTTCGTGCTCCCGCAGGCGATTCCCGCGGCCTTCTTCGCGCCGCCCGATCCGCAACGCGACGCGCCCCGCCGCCCGCCCACCGTGGGCGTCGTCGGCCCCTTCGAGGCGCCCCTGAAGGGAATCGCCGTCGCGCTCGAGGCCGTCGCGCACCTGCGCGGCACGGGGCGCGACGTCCGGCTCTACCGCGCGAGCGCGCTTCCCCCGTCGATCGAGGAAAAACAGCTGCTCGACGCGGATGTCTATGGCCACGCGCTCCCCGCCGACGTGATGCCGATCTGGTACCACGCGTGCGACGTCCTGCTGTTCCCGTCCTTCGATGCCGAGGGGTTCGGGCTCCCGCCGCTCGAGGCGATGGCCGCCGGGGTTCCCGTCGTCATCTCCGACATCCCGTCGCTCGTCGTCCTGCCCGAGGACGCCGTGTCCCGGGTGCCGGCCGGCGACGCGTCGGGAATGGCCCGCGAGACGGCGCGCCTGCTCGACGAGCCGTGGCTCTGGGCGACGCGCCGGGCCAAGGGTCTGGAGGCCGCGCGGACGTTTTCGCTGGACCGCGTCCTCGACCGCCTCGAGGAAATCTTCGCTCAGAAGACTTCGTGA
- a CDS encoding GNAT family N-acetyltransferase produces MAVEIRAAEASDRPLLLALAEAAFGAPPSAAEWAWKYDANPHRATSVVAIEDGRAVGFFGAIGTRYRGAGRDLPGAATGDVMTHPDARKLGHRNVFSDVGKAYVTINAAAGIPLDFGFPNERARRAEERLLGVKTIEAAGQLARPLDPPLRRSRFSFRRVARAAALGAAHDRLADALHAASGWRTNRSAAALAWRLLSRPGVPYELFHAVDFTGRARAFAAVRIVGDRALLVDLQAESTDGGALPDLLAGVAAEVTGRARVLEVRLPRRGALHARLTGELGFTEAATDTHLVVRSFRADVDAAAEGAAFDYRFLDHEVF; encoded by the coding sequence ATGGCCGTCGAGATCCGCGCCGCCGAAGCGTCCGACCGGCCGCTTCTCCTCGCCCTGGCCGAGGCCGCGTTCGGCGCGCCCCCGAGCGCCGCCGAATGGGCGTGGAAGTACGACGCGAACCCGCACCGCGCGACGTCGGTCGTCGCGATCGAGGACGGGCGCGCCGTGGGGTTCTTCGGAGCGATCGGCACGCGCTACCGCGGCGCGGGCCGCGACCTCCCCGGCGCCGCGACCGGCGACGTCATGACGCATCCGGACGCGCGGAAGCTGGGACACCGCAACGTCTTCTCGGACGTCGGCAAGGCGTACGTGACGATCAACGCCGCCGCCGGCATCCCGCTCGACTTCGGCTTTCCGAACGAGCGCGCCCGGCGCGCCGAGGAGCGCCTCCTGGGCGTGAAGACGATCGAGGCCGCGGGCCAGCTCGCGCGCCCTCTCGACCCGCCTCTCCGGCGCTCGCGCTTCTCCTTCCGGCGCGTCGCGCGCGCCGCCGCGCTCGGCGCCGCGCACGACCGCCTCGCCGACGCGCTGCACGCGGCATCGGGCTGGCGGACGAACCGGTCCGCCGCCGCACTGGCGTGGAGGCTCCTGTCCCGCCCCGGCGTCCCCTACGAGCTCTTCCACGCCGTGGACTTCACGGGACGCGCCCGTGCGTTCGCGGCCGTGCGCATCGTGGGCGACCGCGCGCTCCTCGTGGACCTGCAGGCCGAGAGCACGGACGGCGGCGCTCTGCCCGATCTCCTCGCGGGTGTCGCGGCCGAAGTCACGGGGCGCGCCCGCGTCCTCGAGGTCCGTCTCCCCCGCCGCGGCGCGCTTCACGCGCGCCTCACGGGCGAGCTGGGGTTCACCGAGGCCGCGACGGACACGCACCTCGTCGTGCGCTCTTTCCGCGCCGACGTGGACGCCGCCGCCGAAGGCGCCGCCTTCGACTATCGCTTCCTCGATCACGAAGTCTTCTGA
- a CDS encoding glycosyltransferase family 2 protein — protein MPVISAVLVSYRSGALAARALESLREDAARSGLSLETIAVVNSDDAAEARSLEGAADRVLVPGRNLGYAGGLNAGARAASGEILVLSNPDVLVRPGALAALAGAARERLAAAGPALFLDEGETIHMPPAEEPHPFALARRRLAGTPAAFRRGLRRAAAAAEAAARGETRAVEALSGALVAVSRATLERVGPFDEAYALYYEENDWQRRLRKMGGALRGVGAARVVHAYNSSARLEPRAAAWFAESERRYFATHFGARGSAALDALAAHAPPAPPALAPAPAGEGALRLPRPAAVALSPLADFSSFAFVPRAPAGAWRPPADVVAGFGGAPWYARAVDQVSFEILGEEKIS, from the coding sequence ATGCCCGTGATCTCTGCCGTCCTCGTGAGCTACCGGTCGGGCGCGCTCGCCGCGCGCGCCCTCGAAAGCCTGCGGGAGGACGCCGCGCGCTCGGGCCTCTCGCTCGAGACGATCGCCGTCGTGAACTCCGACGACGCGGCCGAGGCGCGCTCCCTCGAGGGCGCCGCCGACCGCGTTCTCGTCCCGGGTCGCAATCTCGGCTACGCGGGCGGCCTGAACGCGGGCGCGCGGGCCGCCTCGGGCGAGATCCTCGTCCTCTCGAACCCCGACGTCCTCGTCCGCCCGGGCGCGCTCGCCGCGCTCGCGGGGGCCGCGCGCGAGCGCCTCGCCGCCGCGGGCCCGGCGCTCTTCCTCGACGAGGGCGAGACGATTCACATGCCGCCCGCCGAAGAGCCGCATCCCTTCGCCCTCGCGCGCCGGCGGCTCGCGGGGACGCCGGCGGCCTTCCGCCGGGGGCTGCGCCGGGCCGCCGCAGCGGCGGAGGCGGCCGCCCGCGGCGAGACTCGCGCCGTGGAGGCGCTTTCCGGAGCGCTCGTCGCCGTGTCGCGCGCGACGCTCGAGCGCGTGGGCCCGTTCGACGAGGCCTATGCGCTGTACTACGAGGAGAACGACTGGCAGCGCCGGCTGCGGAAGATGGGGGGCGCGCTCCGGGGCGTCGGCGCCGCGCGCGTCGTCCACGCGTACAACAGCAGCGCGCGCCTCGAGCCCCGCGCGGCCGCGTGGTTCGCGGAATCCGAGCGCCGTTACTTCGCGACGCACTTCGGCGCGCGCGGCTCGGCCGCGCTCGATGCGCTCGCGGCGCACGCGCCGCCAGCGCCACCAGCGTTGGCGCCCGCCCCGGCGGGGGAGGGCGCGCTGCGCCTCCCGCGCCCCGCGGCCGTCGCCCTGTCGCCGCTCGCGGATTTCTCTTCTTTCGCGTTCGTGCCGCGCGCGCCGGCGGGCGCATGGCGCCCGCCGGCGGACGTCGTCGCGGGCTTCGGCGGTGCGCCCTGGTACGCGCGCGCCGTCGATCAGGTCTCGTTCGAGATCCTCGGAGAAGAGAAGATTTCTTAG
- a CDS encoding glycosyltransferase, which produces MTPSPSAVRCDLVIPVYNALGSTRACLASVRKFAPAWARVVVVNDASDEATTAFLRAQDGIVLLENERNLGFVETANRGLLFSDAPWVCLLNSDTLLTEGALERMVAGCEKDPAIGLATPLSNGAVNLSVKLPEGEDVFSFARRVGRTSPARYPDAVTVVGFCLLVKRDVITSLGVFDTIFGRGYCEETDLHYRARAAGRRCVVADDVWIYHRHGGSFTDGAARTARNMEILMGRWRAVHEKEFQEFGRRNDLGAVRDAQTYEWILPDDRPPVPHDLLVVVPPGPLTPATTDRLALANELVLAGFRAGAVALDGAEPEKEMELWFRPYRRTAEALRAAPPAARAWVAAGTGIEEGFSSNEKRAAGSPAQASLAALRRRLKSLFTF; this is translated from the coding sequence ATGACGCCCTCCCCTTCCGCGGTCCGCTGCGACCTCGTGATCCCCGTCTACAACGCGCTCGGCTCGACGCGCGCGTGCCTCGCGAGCGTGAGGAAGTTCGCGCCCGCCTGGGCCCGGGTCGTCGTGGTGAACGACGCGAGCGACGAGGCGACGACGGCCTTCCTGCGGGCGCAGGACGGAATCGTCCTCCTCGAGAACGAGCGGAACCTCGGCTTCGTCGAGACCGCGAACCGGGGGCTCCTCTTCTCGGATGCGCCGTGGGTCTGCCTCCTGAACAGCGACACGCTCCTGACGGAGGGCGCCCTCGAGCGGATGGTCGCGGGCTGCGAGAAGGACCCCGCGATCGGCCTCGCGACGCCGCTCTCGAACGGCGCCGTGAACCTCTCCGTGAAGCTGCCCGAGGGCGAGGACGTCTTCTCGTTCGCCCGCCGCGTCGGGCGGACGAGCCCGGCGCGCTACCCCGACGCCGTCACGGTCGTGGGCTTCTGCCTCCTCGTGAAGCGCGACGTGATCACGTCGCTCGGCGTCTTCGACACGATCTTCGGCCGCGGCTACTGCGAGGAGACGGACCTTCACTACCGCGCGCGCGCCGCGGGCCGCCGCTGCGTCGTCGCGGACGACGTCTGGATCTACCACCGGCACGGCGGGAGCTTCACGGACGGCGCCGCGCGCACGGCCCGCAACATGGAGATCCTCATGGGGCGGTGGCGGGCCGTGCACGAGAAGGAGTTCCAGGAGTTCGGGCGCCGGAACGACCTCGGCGCCGTGCGCGACGCCCAGACGTACGAGTGGATCCTCCCGGACGACCGTCCCCCCGTTCCGCACGACCTCCTCGTCGTCGTCCCGCCCGGCCCGCTCACGCCCGCGACGACCGACCGCCTCGCGCTCGCGAACGAGCTCGTCCTCGCCGGCTTCCGCGCAGGGGCGGTGGCGCTCGACGGCGCCGAGCCGGAGAAGGAAATGGAGCTCTGGTTCCGGCCCTACCGCCGGACGGCCGAGGCGCTCCGCGCCGCCCCGCCCGCCGCGCGGGCGTGGGTGGCGGCGGGAACGGGGATTGAAGAGGGATTTTCTTCGAATGAGAAGAGAGCGGCCGGATCGCCTGCGCAGGCATCACTCGCCGCGCTCCGCCGCCGCTTGAAGTCCCTCTTCACCTTCTAA